A window of Aurantibacillus circumpalustris genomic DNA:
AATCAAATCGTGTAAGTGTATTGCCTGATCTATTAACTGTATATGCATATACGTTGCCGCCGGCTCTTATAATTTGAAGTCTGTGAGGATAACTTAGTCCGCCAATATTACCCATATTAGTTGCTGTTGGTGTATTTGAAAGACTGTTTCCGAAGTTTAGCCTCGAAATTCGATCTACCCCCGACGTGCCGCCAATAACCAAGCCGTACCAATTTGCACCTTCTTTCTCAACCCAAATTCCTTCTCCATTAATGGGCAAATTACCACCAAGTGTACCTAAAGCTGTTACTGTTGGTGTATTGTTTAAACTTGTGCCATAATAAATTCGACTAAGGGAACCTGGGTTATTATTGGATACAAACATATAATAATCTGATCCGTCTTTGTTAATAGACATGAATACAGGATTACTTAAAGATGAACTACTAAAATTTGTTGTTAGAGTAGTTGGGCTTAATGTTGTATTGCAAGCGCTCCAATAATATGAATTAATAGGTCCTGTAGACGTGTTTTGTTGTGTAAAAAGTTGATTGACACAAACGGTGTCGGCACACGTAAAAGACGCTAGCGCTGGAGGAGTTGGTGGTGTGACACAAGTTGGGTCGGAAGTATACAAGAGGTTTACTTCAGTTGCGGTTAATGTTCGGTTGTAGAAACGCAAATTATCCATTGTTCCTAAATAGGGATAAGAAAATGTTTCGTGCGAATCACCTAGATATACTTTTTTACCTACTTCATAATCAAATCCAGAAAAGGTGCTTGTAACCGAACCCTCTAAAACGCCATTTATGTATAGTTTAACAGCGCTGTTGTCGATACTTCCTGCAACATGATACCAGGTACCAGGTGTTATAGTTGTGGATGATACAGCAATGTCATTATTTGAGTTATTTGCCTTATTTAATCTAAATACTGGACTTCCGAGAAGAATACATAATTGATACGCTTCGAAATTAAAACTTTGATTGTTTTTTGTATAAATAATATGTCTGCCACTATTCGAGTTTGGTTTAAGCCACACAGAAAATGAAATTGCATTTGACGGCTTTAATAATGGATTGTCAGGTAGTTCAATATAACTGTTGGAAGTGCCATTAAAGAAATATGCTGAATTAGTTACACTAAATCTATTTACTGTCGGAGTAACAGCAGAACCTAAAGTGCCATTTAGATTATTTATAGGCTCTAGTGCGTTTCCATCTAAGGCATAACACGCCGTTAAACTTGACGCTAAATTTTGACAACTTAAAGAATAATAAAATACGCTTAAAATAATGGGTATTATTTTATTCATGGGTAAATGAATTATTTGATTTTACGTAGTGCTAACAGCCCGTATTTTTAGTCGAGTTTAGTGATGATAAACTCCGTTCTTCTATTAACAGCATGCTCTTCTTCAGAACATGTTGATTCAGTCTTACCTTCGCAACTGCAGTTATTTAAAAGTTTTGATTCACCGTATCCTTTACCAACGATTCTAGATTTATCAATACCCTTATTTACAATGTAAGTTACACTTGCCATTGCACGGTCTGTTGACAGCTTCATATTAGAAGCGGCACTCGAACGGCAATCTGTATGGGAACCTAATTCAATAAACATGTTCGGATATTCGTTCATTACTTGTACAATTTTATCTAACTCTATGGCTGCATCTTTACGGATGGTAGACTTAGCCAAATCGAAATAAATTGGTTTCATGTCAATCATTTTAGCAAGGTCCATACCCACTTCCACTTTTCCTAAAGATAAATTGAGAGATTCATTCATGTTAATCTCTCCCGACTTTTCGATAGTATGTGTAAAAATTACTGTTCTTTGCAGGTAGCCTGGCTTCTCAATTCTAATCAAATAAGTGAGCTTGTCGCCAATACGGTTTGAAAGTAAAAATTTAAAATAATCTCCTTCGGCAGTTGTTGTATAATTATCAATTTCAGTATTCGTAGCAATATCAGTTACTTTTAAAGTAACCCCTTCCAACAAGGCTTGTGTTTTGCCGTCGGTAATAACTGCACGCAAAAATAATTTTGGATCCTTTTCTAAAAGTAATTCCTTAGTAAAACTTTCATCTAAAGAGGATTTACTAGACATTTCATCTTCAACTTTAAAATAATCGTCTTTTAAGGCGGCCAATTTATAATCAGTATCTTCTTCTGCTATTGTATTGTATTCTCCCTTGTCATCGGTTAAAACAGTGTCGCCATTAATAACAACCTTTGCGTTTGCAATAAATTCTCCTGACAATTTATCTTTAGTAATAATTTTAACCTCTTTGCCTCGTTTTATTTCGCGCATGATTTGTAACTGGTAAATATCATCATCCATTCCGCCGGCTTTGCGATTCGAACTAATAAATCCATACTTGTTATCTTCCATTAAAAAAATGCTAAAGTCATCATTCTTACTATTAACAGGCTCACCCATATTATATACACGAGTGGGCATATCTAAAGACAGTTGTGTTTCATAAATATCTAATCCTCCTAATCCATCTAACCCATTTGATGAGAAGTATAACACGCCATTCGATGACACAAAAGGAAACACTTCGTTGCCAGCTGTGTTTATTTTGTCGCCTAAATTAATAGGGGCGCCCCATGAACCCGAAGAGTCTTTTTTACTCATATAAATATCCATTCCACCTTTTCCTCCTTCCATGTCGGAAGAAAAATAAAGAACAAATCCATCTGCAGAAATGCTTGGATGCGCGTAATTATAATCGTTGTTATTAAATGGCAAAGCTTTAACCATGTTAAAGCCATTTTCATCCATGCTCGCCTCAAGAATTTTTAGTTTGTAAGTTTTATCTTTTGCCATTTCTGCTTTGCTGGCATTATTTCTTGTAAAATAAACAAGATTAAAGTCCCGTGTGAAACAAATTGGACCGTCGTTATATTTTGAATCAAGATCACCCATAAAAACAGTTGGGGTCATGTCTGCGCCATTCTCATCCTTTTCTGTAGAGTAAAGATTCATATAACCTCCCTGTGTCCAGCCTTGTTGTTTTGTAATCCAACTGGTTTTTGTGCGTGTTGAGGCAAAAACAACAGCGTCATGAAACATAACGGCACACATATCGTTCTGAGGTGAGTTGTATGAAACCGGAGTTACACTGTAAGCGTCAGCATTTCGAGAATATGTTTTCATTTTGGCATAAGAGGAAGCAAGATTTAACCCTCTACTATCCGCTGCATACTTTTCAAAATAGGGTTTAGCCTCTTCGCTTTTCCCTGCTTCTACTAGTGCTTGGCCATAATAAAGTTCTTGAATGGGTTCCGCGACACCCTGTCTTACTAGAGCTCCATAACAGAGTAGCTGGCCTTCGGTATTATTTGTTAAGCGGTATGCGTTACCAAGATTTGATAATATTATCTTATCAGTTGTATCACTTCTCATGATTTTTTCGTAGTAGGGGATGGCCTCTGAATAAGACTGTGTGTTGTAATAGAGATTTCCTTTTTTCTTAGCAATTGCTATCGCTTTAGCATTTGGAGCCGCGCTAGTTTTTTTGTCTGGTGTTGGTTCTGCAACCACAATTGTTGTATCCACTAAAGATCCAATTGGTGCTTCTGTAACAACCGGCTCGGTAGTAATTGAGCTAGTTTCTTCAACAGGAGTTACTGCGTCGGTTACGGTTGTTGCAGCCGGAGCTAATTCAGTAGTTACTGCTGGAGTTTCAACTGGTATCACAACAGGAGTATCAGTAGAAATAATAGCTGTTGAATCAGATGTTTGAGAATTTAAAGAGAAAGAAATACTAACTAATAAAAATGCTAATTGTATTTTATAATATGCCATAAGTTGTTTATTCAAAAAATTAGAAATAACGCGGTGTAGTAATTTGTCTTCCTGTGAAAGAAAATAAATAATTAAGAACAATTTCATGCGAACCCTGAGAATACTTTTGAATCTTATTCACACCATAATCATATGAATAACAAACAAGAAACTGTTTGTTAACCTGACAACCGAGTATTAAGGAAAGGGCAGATCCTGTTCTGAAATTTAATCCAGCCCATATAAAATCCTTTACCAATAAATTTGCGCCGATATCAAACTGCAGCGGCGCATTCACCACGGCTTTCATCATGATGTTACCTCTTAATTTAAACTCTTCATTAATTTTATGTAGATACCCTGCAGTAAGGTAATATGTAAAAAGACTGGCTTTTACTTTAGTGGTTTTAACCGTACTACTTCCATCAGGACCAAACTTTACTTTATTATCGACTAAACGAGGAATTGAAAGCCCTACATACAAGGTTTTTGTATTGTAATACAATCCTAAACCAAAATTTGGAGCAACAACATTGGGCGAGTTTCCAAATTGTGGATCAGCGACAGCATTGGCTTCGTTACTTACCTTTAAGGTATTGAGTCTGTTATTTTGATTATCAAGCCCACCCATCAACCCCATTGCAAGAGTACTCTTGTCATCAAATTTTATACGGTACGCATAATTGGCATAAAGAAGCGTTCTATTCATTACACCAACTTTTTCATTTAAAATACTTAACCCAACACCCATTTTGTTGCCTTCAAGTGGGCCGTGGAGCGAAAAAGACGTGGTGATTGGTCTACCCGGAAAGTTTACCCATTGCTGCCTGTGAAGCAGAGTAGCACTCATTGCCTCTTTACTACCAGCATAGGCAGGATTGATGAACGTTTCATTAAACATATATTGTGTAAACAGAGCGTCGTATTGAGCTTTAACTGTTTGAACAGTAATAAAAAGCATGCAACTTAATACAACTGTTTTTGTTTTTATGATGTTATTTTTCATAGAGTTCTTTCTTATGTATTATTAGTACTGCAATACAACAAATCCTGTGATTGCTTTCTGACCACTACCTTTCATATCCAGTATATAGAAGTAGGTGCCTTGTGGCAATTTGTTTTTTCCTAAAGTTCCAGATACGTTCGGAGTGCCATCCCAGGTATTATCATAATTGGCGTTATAATAAACTTTATTGCCCCAACGATTAAAGATGGTGATTTCATTATTACCACTTGTTGATAATCCCTGAATCACAAAAAACGGATTTATGTTATCACCATCGGGAGAGAATCCTTCAGGAATAAACAGCGTATGCGTGTTAGGAATCAGCAATGTTGTAGGCACGTTATCACTAGCTTCATTACATACACCGTTTGCATTAATATCAGGATTTGTTCCTGCATTTGAAATATCCGTTAATCTCAAAGGCTCTTTGGAAATTGCAACGGCTGATCCGAAGGCGCTGTTGCTTATAGAGGTTATTACACCTGGAACTACATTAATAGTAAAATAAACCGAACGCGTTGTATTTGGTGGAACTTTACTTTTAGTAGAATCTAACAACTGGCTTTTAGTATCACCATTGTATGAAGCGTTTACAACAAGGTCACCGGTTGAAAAAGGACCCGAACGCATGCTGTATGTTGCCGGATTTTTAATTGTATTTTCAAACAAACTGTCTTTTAAGGTGATATTGTGTAAAGTATCATTTCCTAAATTGTGAACAGTTATGGTGTAAGTAATATCAAATCCGTCATTGTCGGACTTATGAATTTCTCCAATTTTTGTAACACCAAATAACATACTCGGGAAGAAATTTACACTGGTTGGAATGTTGTTATTATACGGAGTTTTATCACCATCAGGATTAGGATTCAATCCAGTGTTCGAAGAATCACTCATCGTAACATTTTCTATTGTTGTTGCTTCACCAACAACCGAGTTTTTATAATCTGTTAAGAAAAGAGTTGGCTTCACCTTAATTTTAAATTGAATAACTGTACTGTCTTTACTGATTAATGAATTAGTAGAACTACTCGTTAATAAATTTGTTTGAGAAGAACCATTGAAAGACATGTTTAAGTCAAGCGGTGTTCCTCCAATTGTTTTAAGTGAATCTGCCATTACGGTAAATGTGGCTGGCGCAGGGAATGTTTTTGATAAATTTTCAGTAAGGGAAATTCCCGTTAAAGCATTTTTATCATAACTTTTTGCAACAACGGTATAAGTTAGGTTATAAGAGCCGTCTGGGTTTATTTCCGGATCAGAAACCGCCTTAGCAATACCAAATGTTCGTAACGCACAATCTACTGGAATTAAGTATAGGGTTGTATCTTTTGTACAACCAGCGTTATCAAATAACCTTATAGAAAATGGTATTATTACTGCAGGGTTAGATAGATTGGATGCGATAATTCCATTTGTAGGAATATTGGCAGCTGTCAAATACGTGGCAGTTCCGGTGTAGCTTGTACCACTAACCAAATCATACTTGTCTGCAAGAACAAAACCAAACACAGAAATACTTCCATCGTTTCTACTAACGCCATTCGTGTCGCACGAAGAAGGAGAAATTGATGCGGTTATTGAAACGGTAGTGTGGGTGCCAACCGTTACAATTGCGCTTCCACTGCATGTACTTGAAATATCGAGTACAACAATGGTGTATGTTCCCTGACTAGATACGCTAGGGTTTTGCACATTACTGGTAAATCCAGATGGGCCAGTCCAACTGTAAGCCGGATTTGTTGTAGTATGCAGAGCGTTAAGTGTAACCGTAGTTACAGCACAACCAATACTTCCAGAAGCCACTGCTGTAACTAAGGGAATAGAATTATCTGTTCGTACGTCTACCGTTACTGTTGCAACACAGCCTGTAACATTATCTGTAACACTTAATGTAAAGTTACCCCAAACATTCGTAATAACCGGACTCTGAACACTGGAACTAAAGCTTTGAGGGCCAGTCCATGCGAAAGACACATTTGTATCTGTACACGCACCGACTAATTGAGCAGTAGGGCTACCACAGCCAATCGTTCCAATACTAACAGCTGTAACTCCACTAGGAAGTGGATTTACGAATACATTTACTATAGCACTTCCAAAACATAAACCTCCATTGTCTCCAATCACGGTGTATGATGTAGATGTGATTGGTGATTCTACAATAGACGATGAATTAGAACCGTTTGGCAACCAAGTGTAATTATTTGCACCAGTAGCCGAAAGAGTTACAGAAGATCCGACACAAAGGGAGAAATTTGAAGGAGATATATTAATAGTAGGCGTCGGGAATACTGTTACCGGTAATGAAAATGAGCCTATACAACCACTACCATCGTCGGCTAACAGCGTATAAATAGTCGTTACTAATGGAGTTACAACGAGAGAGTTTGTTACCTGAGCACCTGGATTCCAAGTATAGCTTATACCGCCACTGGCTGTTAAAGTTGAGGTGCTGCCTAAACATAAACTGGATGGATTCGCCGCCAAAATAATATTAGACATTGGGTTCACAGTTACAGAAACGGTTGTAACACCTGAGCAGCCATTCGCATCGATACCGGAAACCGAATAATTTGTTGAAGCAAGAGGGCTGTCTATAACATTACTACCTATTAAACCGCCAGGAACCCATGTATAATTTGATGCCCCGCTTGCAGTTAAAGACACGGTGCCGCCGGCACAAATTAGAGTAGGCGAGGCGGTAGCATTAATAATAGGATTTGCATTTACTTGGATGGCAATTGTAGTGCTTCCTAAACAAGATCCACCATTACTGCCAGTTAATGTGTATGTAGTATTATTTGTAGGATTCACTACAATTATATTACCAGTTAAAGAACCAGGCATCCAAGTGTAGTTATTTGCACCAGCTGCAGTTAATGTTGACGAACCTCCTGTACAAATTGCAGTATTGGTAGCAGCAGCTATAATGTTGAGTCCCGGCACAACATTTACCGTAATCGTAGCAAAATTAGGACATCCAGCAGCATTAAAACCAACAACGGTATAAATTGTTGTACTACTCGGAGTATCAATGAAAGTGTTACCGCCAACCAAGCTCGGAATCCAGCTATAGGTAACAGCTCCAGAGGCAGTTAACGTTGTTGAATTACCAGTACATATTGTTTGTGGATTGGCAGTTAAATTAACCGAAGGAAGAGGTACGACTGTAACACCAATTGTAGCAGTAGAAATACAGCCACCAGTGTTAGCACTTACCGTGTAAATGGTTGATGCAAGAGGTGTATCTATCAATGGATTGATGATAACATTATTTGGTTGCCATGTATAAGAAAATGGACCACCGACTGCAAATAATCCAACGGTGAAACCTGCACAAACTGATGGGCTTGTAGCACTTATAGAAATAGGACTCGATGGAAGAACATTCAGTGTAAAGATAGCCGAACTTGTGCAGCTTCCTATTGAACCAACTACACTATAAACAGAAGACGTAGAAGGCGCTACACTTATTGATGACAATGTAGAGCCAGTACTCCATAAATAATTTACAGCACCAGACGCTGTTAGAACCGCTGTAGATCCCGCGCATATTGGATTCGCACTACTTTGTATTGCTAAAGTTGGCGTGCCTGAAACAAATATAGTTATAGTGTTCATGTTTGTGCAACTTCCTATGCTTCCAATGACGCTATATGTAGTGGTAGTGGTAGGACAAACAACAGCGTTTGAACCAAAAGAACCAATGCTCCAGGTATAATTGGTTGCTCCGCTTGCAGTCAACGTAGCGCAACTTCCGCCACAAATAGAATTGGAATTAGCTGATATACTTACAGAGGGCGCAGGAACGATATTCACCGCGACAGTGGCTTGGCTGGTACAAGCTCCACTTGTGCCAGTTACTGTATAAATGGTACTTCCAACAACAACAACTGCTACAGTTGATCCTATGTGTGATCCTGGCATCCAGGTGTAATTTGTTGCCCCAGTTGCTGAAAGAGTGGTTGTGATACCCGTTCCACACAACAAAGATGGTGATGCCGAAGCATTGATATTAAAAGCAGGACTTACCAATACAAGTACTGTGGATGTACCAGTACATCCACCAGATCCTGATCCAGTTACGAGGTAAACTGTAGATGCAGTTGGTGTTACCACAACTAATCCTCCACTTAAATTACCCGGTTGCCAAGTGTAAGACAAGGCTCCACTGGCTGTTAATGTTGAGCTACTGCCCGCACAAACATTTGATGGGTTTGCTGATGCATTAAGTATTGGAGCATTTGTTACAGATACTGTTATAAAGGCAACATTACTGATACAACCTGTAGCTCCTGTTCCAAAAACAGAATAGGTTGTTGTAGCTCCAGGGCTAACAAGCCTTGCTGCTGAGGTCGGCCCATCGCTCCAAACATAGGTGTTTGCTCCGCTTGCAGTGAATGTAGCAGATCCGCCAGGACAAATACTTGCTGCAGACGGATTAATACTAACTGTTGGTGTTGGATTTACAATCACTGTTACGGTTGTGGATCCTGTGCATACACCAGAATTACCTGTTAAAGTATAAATGGTGGTAACGGTAGGGTTAACAAACACATTAGGTCCAGATAAACCACCAGGTGACCAAAAATAGGAAGTAGCTCCACTACCGGTTAAGGTGGCATTTGCACCAGCGCAAATAGCTATTGGTGTTGCAGTTGCGCTTAATAATGGCGCTGGGAATACAGTAACACCAAGTGTTGTTGTTTTTGTACAACCCGAAGCATTTGCGCCTGTTACGGAGTATACAGTTGAAATAGAGGGTTTGGCAAAAAACGAAACTAAATTAATATTGCCTGGCTGCCAAGTATAAGATACGCCGCCACTTGCGCTTACAAAAGAGCTGTCTCCAGCACAAATACCTGTTGGTGTTGCGCTGGCTAAAATATTTGGTGCAGCAATTACCGGAAGACTTCCAACAAATGGCGCACTTACGCAACCAGATGCATTGGAACCCACAACGGTATAACTACTTGTGATTGTTGGGCAGGCAATTGCACTTAAACCAGTGGTGGTATAAATTAATGCTCCAGAAGGAATAAGTGTTGCGCAACTTCCAGCGCATACTGTAGTTGGCGTATAACTTGCATTAACCGTTGGTATTGGTGCAACCGTTACCGCCACAGTATTTTGACCGGAACAAGAACCGTTAGCCCCTATAACTGTGTATGTTGTATTTGAAGTTGGACTAACCACAACACTGCTTCCTGAGAGATTACCAGGTTGCCACGTATAGCTTGTAGCGCCACTTGCGGTTAAATTAACTGAACTTCCATTACAGATAGTTGTTGAGGAAGGCGTTACACTAACAACAGGAACAGAACTTACCACCACTGTAGTATTTGCTGTTGCGGTACATCCTAATGCACTTGAGCCCGTTACTGTATAAAAAGTTGTGGAAACAGGGCTCACGGAAACAGGCGAGCCATTCATTCCGCCTGGTTGCCATGTATAAGAAACGCCACCACCAGCTGTTAATGTAGAGCTTCCGGTAGGACAAATAGTTGTTGGGTTTGAAGAAGCACTAATGATAGGAGCAGGGTTTACAAAAAGGGTTCCAGTAGCACTATTGGTGCAACCTGAAGCACTTGTGCCAATTACGGTGTAATTGGTTGTAGTAACTGGACATGCAATTGGGCTTATTAAACCAATCGTGACATAGGACGTACCGCCCGATGCAGACAGAGTAGCACAGCTACCAGCACAAATTGTTCCAGGCAAGAACGTACCGCTGATAACAGGAATAGGAGCAACTGTTACCGCTACAGTATTTTGACCAGAGCATGAACCATTGGCACCTAAAACTGTGTAAGTAGTACTGATTGTTGGGCTGACTAAAACACTGCTTCCTGAAAGATTACCAGGCAGCCAAGTGTAATTGGTAGCGCCACTTGCGGTTAAATTAACTGAACTTCCATTACAGATAGTTGTTGAAGAAGGTGTTACACTAACAACAGGGACAGAATTTACCACCACTGTTGTATTTGCTGTTGCGGTACATCCTAATGCACTTGCGCCCGTTACTGTATAAATAGTTGTGGAAACAGGGCTAACGGTAACAGGCGAGCCATTCATTCCGCCTGGTTGCCACGTATAAGAAACGCCACCACCAGCTGTTAATGTAGAGCTTCCGGTAGGGCAAATAGCTGTTGGATTTGAAGAAGCGTTAACTATCGGCAAAGGATTTACAACGACTGTAACAGTTATAGGGCTGCTAACGCAGCCAGCTGCACTAGTCCCTGTGATAGTATAAAACGTATTAACCAAAGGGCAAACTACAAAAGAGCCTCCGCTTATATTATAGCTGCTTGCGCCGCCTGGTGTGATTGTAGCACAACTGCCAGCACATATTGCTGTTGGACTTGCAGAAGCGTTGATAATTGGGATAGGAACTACTGTGACACCCACAGTTGTTTGATTGACACAACCAGAGGCATTTGCCCCCGTAACTGTGTAAATAGTGTTTGCTGTAGGGCTGAGTACAGCTGTTGCTCCAGTTGAACCACCTGGCATCCAGGTATAGTTAAGTGCTCCTGAAGCTGTGAGGGTTGTAGAACTTCCAATACAGACTGAAGCGGATGAGGGAGTAATAACTATGGTTGGTAAAGGACTTAAAATAGGATTAATGGTTTGTGTGTTAACACAACCCGCCGAGTTTGTGGCGCTCACGGAATAGCCACCAGATATGGTTGGTGTAACAACAATAGAGGATGAATTTATCGCACCAGGATTCCATGTAAAAGCTCCAACAGCAGATGGAGCCACTGCAGATAAAGTTGTTGTATTACCTGGACACGTTGAAACAGGATTGGCACTTAGAGTTATACCAGGGCCGGGATCTACGCTGATTGTCTGAACAGCTTGACCTGTGCAGGAACCACTGGCGCCTACAAAAGTATAAGTAGTCGTAACTGTCGGCGTAAAAACGATGGGGTTTGATGAACTACCCCCTGGATACCAAGCAACTGGGGTGCCATTAAATCCTAACAATTGCACTGGAGTGCCTGAACACACCGAACTTGTTGCCGCGCCGGCTGGACTTATCAGAAAGATAAGAACTACCGGAGGCGAAGTTTGGCCAATTGTGGTTGTGACAGCACTTGTACAGCCAGCTGTGGAAGTAGCTACGGTGGTATAAACAGTTGCAGCGGCCTGTGAAATCGTAACAATAGAGCCAGTCAGACTTCCGGGATTCCAGGCATACGTATTTGACTCTGTGCTTAAGGCTGTGAGTGTTGCTGTCTGTCCAGGGCAAAGGCTTGAGCTGCTGCTGACGACATTAAAGATGGGGTCGGGGTTAACTGTTACCTGAAGTGTATATGTTCCGACGCATGTTCCGGTTCGCGCCGTTAAGGTATATATGGTTGTTATAGTCGGTGTGACAATTATACTAGACAAAGTAGAGCCGCCAGGCATCCAGGTGTACTGCGAGGCGCCTGATGCGCTTAAAGTGGAAGCAGTATTACTGCCGGAAGCACAAAGGTTGGACGGAGAAGCACTGAATACTGTTGGGGGCACGAACTGAAGATTAACAATTCTTTTTAATGGCGGATTACAAATTCCTACTGGGGACATTTCCAAAGTATAATTTCCTGGTGTGGCAGTGGTTATTACCTGATTGGTATTCGAAGTAATACCACTTCCGGCAGGTCCTTTCCACACATAGGGTCCGAATCCAGACGGTGCGCCCAATGTAGCGGTTGTACCGCATTGCACTTGCGGCGAAACTGTGGTTGATGGCATAGCAAGCGTGGTTGAATTAACAGCCAGGTTCATTGAATTACAATTTGAATCAAAATACGCATAACCAAAGTGGCCGGTAGCCGAACAATCGCCAACAATAATTTCTACGGTGACGTTAGGGTTAACAGTATTGGTAATATTAATGGCTGACATATCAACAGAAAACTTCTGCCAACTTGAAGTGGTTTGTACCGTATTGCCACCGTTAACGACTGTTAACCATGTTAACGGCCCTACACCCGCACAACCACTTCCACCAGAACTTGGCGCAATTATACTGAAACTAGGGCAAGTTGTTTGAAGCGTTCCATTATCATCCCTAAATTTTACCTGCATGTATGGGGTTGAGGTACAGTTGTGATTTGGGGCATCTTGCATAACTGCCCAATAGGCAAATTCAAACACATAATTTGTTGAAGTTACCGGAAAGGTTTGTGTGAGTTTGATAACAACAGCGCCAGTCGCTTGATCGTTTATTCGAATCGCTTTATTCCCAGGAAATGGAGAAACGGGTATCATACCAACAATTGGGTCAG
This region includes:
- a CDS encoding OmpA family protein yields the protein MAYYKIQLAFLLVSISFSLNSQTSDSTAIISTDTPVVIPVETPAVTTELAPAATTVTDAVTPVEETSSITTEPVVTEAPIGSLVDTTIVVAEPTPDKKTSAAPNAKAIAIAKKKGNLYYNTQSYSEAIPYYEKIMRSDTTDKIILSNLGNAYRLTNNTEGQLLCYGALVRQGVAEPIQELYYGQALVEAGKSEEAKPYFEKYAADSRGLNLASSYAKMKTYSRNADAYSVTPVSYNSPQNDMCAVMFHDAVVFASTRTKTSWITKQQGWTQGGYMNLYSTEKDENGADMTPTVFMGDLDSKYNDGPICFTRDFNLVYFTRNNASKAEMAKDKTYKLKILEASMDENGFNMVKALPFNNNDYNYAHPSISADGFVLYFSSDMEGGKGGMDIYMSKKDSSGSWGAPINLGDKINTAGNEVFPFVSSNGVLYFSSNGLDGLGGLDIYETQLSLDMPTRVYNMGEPVNSKNDDFSIFLMEDNKYGFISSNRKAGGMDDDIYQLQIMREIKRGKEVKIITKDKLSGEFIANAKVVINGDTVLTDDKGEYNTIAEEDTDYKLAALKDDYFKVEDEMSSKSSLDESFTKELLLEKDPKLFLRAVITDGKTQALLEGVTLKVTDIATNTEIDNYTTTAEGDYFKFLLSNRIGDKLTYLIRIEKPGYLQRTVIFTHTIEKSGEINMNESLNLSLGKVEVGMDLAKMIDMKPIYFDLAKSTIRKDAAIELDKIVQVMNEYPNMFIELGSHTDCRSSAASNMKLSTDRAMASVTYIVNKGIDKSRIVGKGYGESKLLNNCSCEGKTESTCSEEEHAVNRRTEFIITKLD
- a CDS encoding PorP/SprF family type IX secretion system membrane protein — protein: MKNNIIKTKTVVLSCMLFITVQTVKAQYDALFTQYMFNETFINPAYAGSKEAMSATLLHRQQWVNFPGRPITTSFSLHGPLEGNKMGVGLSILNEKVGVMNRTLLYANYAYRIKFDDKSTLAMGLMGGLDNQNNRLNTLKVSNEANAVADPQFGNSPNVVAPNFGLGLYYNTKTLYVGLSIPRLVDNKVKFGPDGSSTVKTTKVKASLFTYYLTAGYLHKINEEFKLRGNIMMKAVVNAPLQFDIGANLLVKDFIWAGLNFRTGSALSLILGCQVNKQFLVCYSYDYGVNKIQKYSQGSHEIVLNYLFSFTGRQITTPRYF